In the Variovorax sp. S12S4 genome, one interval contains:
- a CDS encoding ABC transporter ATP-binding protein/permease, whose product MSPSVNERAKTFVQVLRRVLALAAPYFRSEEKWRARLMFAAIVALNLAYVYALVLFNQWYGRFYDGLQNKDAVVFWREVRVFCVLAFFNIALQVLKFYVTQLLQLRWRAWITRNYLGRWMANRTFYELELARYAKSDNATPDNPDQRIQEDMQLFTAATMTLSMGLLNAVVTLISFVGILWGLSGTTALPIGGTTYEIAGSMVWLALVYCVVGTVITHYIGRPLIGLNFRQQRFEADFRHHLVRVREYSEAIALDRGETVERGQLDLRFGAVLRNYLALIKQQKNLVTFTAFFGQAAVISPFVVAAPRFFSGAIQLGQLMQISSAFGKVQDALSWFVDNYDNVASWRATADRLTSFDDAIRAHAEKTNAFERSDAEVLRTDGLSLSLPGGSKPLLANAALSAAAGDSVLVQGPSGSGKSTLFRAFAGIWPFGSGKVQVPADAMFLPQRPYVPNGPLRQALAYPEDAAKYSDAELRQALADALLPDLAARLDDSDAWSQKLSGGEQQRLAIARVLLKKPRWIFADEISSALDGPAEHTLYQRLSEMVRSRNGAMVSIAHRAAVGEFHTQRWTLVPEAEGAAARYRVEVTPAGGAAA is encoded by the coding sequence ATGTCTCCTTCCGTCAACGAACGCGCCAAAACCTTCGTCCAGGTGCTGCGACGCGTCTTAGCGCTCGCGGCCCCCTACTTCCGGTCGGAGGAGAAGTGGCGTGCGCGGCTCATGTTCGCGGCGATCGTGGCTCTCAACCTGGCCTACGTTTATGCGCTGGTGCTTTTCAACCAGTGGTATGGGCGCTTCTACGACGGCCTGCAGAACAAGGATGCCGTCGTGTTCTGGCGCGAAGTCCGCGTGTTCTGCGTACTTGCCTTCTTCAATATCGCGCTGCAGGTGCTCAAGTTCTACGTGACCCAGCTGCTGCAGTTGCGCTGGCGCGCCTGGATCACGCGCAACTATCTCGGCCGCTGGATGGCCAACCGCACGTTCTACGAACTCGAGCTCGCACGCTACGCCAAGAGCGACAACGCCACGCCCGACAACCCTGACCAGCGCATCCAGGAAGACATGCAGCTTTTCACGGCTGCGACCATGACACTCTCGATGGGCCTGCTGAACGCCGTGGTCACGCTGATCAGCTTCGTGGGCATTCTCTGGGGCCTGTCGGGCACCACCGCGCTGCCGATCGGCGGCACTACCTACGAGATCGCCGGCTCGATGGTCTGGCTCGCACTTGTCTACTGCGTGGTCGGCACGGTGATCACCCACTACATCGGCCGTCCGCTGATCGGGCTGAACTTTCGCCAGCAGCGCTTCGAAGCCGACTTCCGGCACCACCTGGTGCGTGTGCGCGAATACAGCGAAGCGATTGCGCTTGATCGGGGAGAGACGGTGGAACGCGGGCAGCTCGACCTGCGCTTTGGCGCGGTGCTGCGCAACTATCTCGCGCTCATCAAGCAGCAGAAGAACCTCGTGACCTTCACCGCCTTTTTTGGCCAGGCTGCAGTGATCTCCCCGTTCGTGGTGGCGGCACCGCGCTTCTTCAGCGGCGCAATCCAGCTGGGGCAACTGATGCAGATCTCGTCGGCCTTCGGCAAGGTGCAAGACGCGCTGAGCTGGTTCGTTGACAACTATGACAACGTGGCTTCGTGGCGCGCGACGGCCGACCGCCTTACAAGCTTCGACGACGCGATCCGTGCGCATGCCGAGAAAACGAACGCCTTCGAACGCAGCGATGCAGAAGTGCTGCGCACCGACGGCCTCTCGCTGAGCCTGCCGGGTGGCAGCAAGCCGCTGCTCGCGAATGCAGCCCTTTCGGCCGCTGCCGGCGACAGCGTGCTGGTGCAGGGCCCATCGGGCAGCGGCAAGTCCACGCTGTTCCGCGCCTTTGCGGGCATCTGGCCGTTCGGAAGCGGCAAGGTACAGGTGCCGGCGGACGCAATGTTCTTGCCGCAGCGGCCGTACGTGCCCAACGGACCGCTACGCCAGGCGCTGGCCTATCCCGAAGACGCCGCCAAGTACAGCGACGCCGAGCTGCGCCAGGCCCTGGCCGACGCGCTGCTGCCCGACTTGGCCGCCCGGCTCGACGACAGTGACGCCTGGAGCCAGAAGCTCTCGGGTGGTGAACAGCAGCGGCTTGCGATAGCGCGCGTGCTGCTGAAGAAACCGCGCTGGATCTTCGCCGATGAGATCAGCAGTGCGCTGGACGGGCCGGCCGAGCACACGCTGTATCAGCGGCTTTCGGAGATGGTGCGCAGCCGAAACGGCGCCATGGTCTCCATTGCGCACCGCGCAGCCGTGGGCGAGTTCCACACCCAGCGCTGGACACTGGTGCCTGAAGCAGAGGGCGCCGCCGCGCGCTATCGCGTGGAGGTGACGCCGGCAGGCGGCGCCGCCGCGTAG
- a CDS encoding ABC transporter ATP-binding protein yields MTSFLSLRGIGKSFGATRVLDGIDLDIKPGEFVCLLGPSGCGKTTLLRIVCGIERADSGQILLGGQDIAGLPPAARGFGVVFQSYALFPNLTAAQNIAYGLRPTGALAREMAKRSREMLDLVGLAAHADKYPVQLSGGQQQRVALARALAPNPRLLLLDEPLSALDAQVRASLRSEIRSLQKRLGIVTIMVTHDQEEALSMADRVVLMHNGRIEQAGTPDELYRQPRTRFVAGFVGRMNMLPATVLADGKVRVRDSELFCAPGSLSVGAQATVGIRPEHVVVKRFGSELGANSFAARLLDTEFFGNRTSARLACEPLGIEIEAELPADARGDGGEPLVPSSMVHIQLPLNALSVLAH; encoded by the coding sequence ATGACCAGCTTTCTTTCTCTTCGCGGCATCGGCAAGTCCTTTGGCGCCACGCGGGTGCTCGACGGCATCGACCTGGATATCAAGCCGGGCGAGTTCGTCTGCCTGCTCGGACCTTCGGGCTGCGGCAAGACGACGCTGCTGCGCATCGTGTGCGGCATCGAGCGCGCCGACAGCGGGCAGATCCTGCTCGGCGGCCAGGACATCGCGGGCCTGCCGCCGGCGGCGCGCGGATTCGGCGTGGTGTTCCAGTCGTATGCGCTGTTCCCCAACCTCACGGCCGCGCAGAACATTGCCTACGGCCTGCGCCCCACAGGCGCACTGGCCCGCGAGATGGCCAAGCGCTCGCGCGAGATGCTCGACCTGGTCGGGCTGGCGGCGCATGCCGACAAGTACCCGGTGCAGCTTTCGGGCGGCCAGCAGCAGCGCGTGGCACTGGCCCGCGCGCTGGCACCCAACCCTCGCCTTCTGTTGCTCGACGAGCCGTTGTCGGCACTCGATGCGCAGGTGCGAGCAAGCCTGCGCAGTGAAATACGCTCGTTGCAAAAGCGCCTGGGCATCGTCACCATCATGGTCACGCACGACCAGGAGGAAGCCCTCTCGATGGCCGACCGCGTGGTGCTGATGCACAACGGCCGCATCGAGCAGGCCGGAACGCCCGACGAGCTCTACCGTCAGCCGCGCACCCGTTTTGTGGCGGGCTTTGTCGGCCGCATGAACATGCTGCCCGCCACGGTGCTGGCCGATGGCAAGGTGCGTGTGCGCGACAGCGAGTTGTTCTGCGCGCCGGGCAGCCTGAGCGTCGGTGCGCAGGCCACAGTGGGTATTCGGCCCGAGCATGTGGTGGTCAAGCGCTTCGGCTCGGAGTTGGGTGCCAACAGCTTTGCGGCGCGGCTGTTGGACACGGAGTTCTTCGGCAACCGGACCTCGGCCCGGCTGGCTTGCGAGCCGTTGGGCATCGAGATCGAAGCCGAGTTGCCGGCCGATGCGCGGGGCGACGGCGGGGAGCCGTTGGTGCCCAGCAGCATGGTGCATATCCAGTTGCCTTTGAATGCGCTGTCTGTTCTGGCGCATTGA
- a CDS encoding putative 2-aminoethylphosphonate ABC transporter permease subunit — MSSSPEAIATIPTVTPRSSAFDRERWLTGAAVWLVVLLLVVIVALPVGALVGQSFFDRTGVFVGLANFARYLENPALVQSAFNSLGLAAISAVICTAIAYVYAYGLTLSCMPAKGVLRAVALIPLLAPSLLPAISLVYLFGNQGIFKGLLGDVSIYGPLGIVLGSVFWTLPHALLILTTAMATSDGRLYEAAQTLGASRWRIFRTVTLPSSRYGLIVASMVVFVLVITDFGVPKVVGGQTSVLATDIYKQVVGQQNFQMGAVVGLVLLIPAVLSFLVERRVRSKQAAALSARATPYRPEPVKTRDRALLVFCVLTACAILVMIGMAVFASLATYWPYKLSPSLKNYDFSNMDGGGWGSYFNSLRLAMCAAVAGAFVTFISAYLVEKPRHFGLPRELLNLLANLPLAVPGLVLGVGYIFFFISPSNPLRAIYGSMTILVVCTVAHFFSVAHLTSLTALRQLDREYELVSESMGVPFWRTLWRVHLPVALPTVLNVGGYFFVNAMTTVSAVVFLYSPQTTLAAIAVLNMDDAGDVAPAAAMASLIMLTAAVGRGVFALAGHWALARTQTWRNR, encoded by the coding sequence ATGAGCAGCTCTCCCGAAGCCATCGCCACCATTCCAACGGTGACGCCACGCAGCAGCGCATTCGACCGCGAACGCTGGCTGACAGGCGCCGCCGTGTGGCTCGTCGTATTGCTGCTGGTCGTGATCGTCGCGTTGCCCGTCGGCGCACTGGTCGGCCAGAGCTTCTTCGATCGCACCGGTGTGTTCGTCGGCCTGGCCAACTTTGCGCGGTACCTAGAGAACCCCGCGCTGGTGCAGTCGGCTTTCAACAGCCTGGGGCTTGCCGCAATCAGTGCCGTGATCTGCACGGCCATTGCCTATGTGTACGCCTACGGCCTCACGCTCTCGTGCATGCCGGCCAAGGGCGTGCTGCGTGCAGTGGCGCTCATTCCGCTGCTTGCGCCATCACTGTTGCCGGCCATCAGCCTGGTCTATCTGTTCGGCAACCAGGGGATCTTCAAGGGGCTGCTGGGCGATGTGTCGATCTATGGCCCGCTGGGCATTGTGCTGGGGTCGGTGTTCTGGACGCTGCCGCATGCGCTGCTGATTCTCACCACCGCGATGGCCACTTCAGACGGCCGGCTCTACGAAGCGGCGCAGACGCTTGGTGCTTCCCGCTGGCGCATCTTTCGCACGGTGACGCTGCCGTCCTCCCGCTACGGTCTCATCGTGGCCTCGATGGTGGTTTTTGTGCTGGTCATCACCGACTTCGGCGTGCCGAAGGTCGTGGGCGGGCAGACCAGCGTGCTCGCCACCGACATCTACAAGCAGGTGGTCGGGCAGCAGAATTTTCAGATGGGCGCGGTGGTCGGCCTGGTGTTGTTGATTCCGGCGGTGCTCTCGTTCCTGGTCGAGCGTCGCGTGCGAAGCAAACAGGCCGCAGCGCTGTCGGCGCGCGCCACGCCTTACCGTCCAGAGCCCGTCAAGACGCGCGACCGTGCGCTGCTGGTGTTCTGCGTGCTCACGGCGTGTGCCATCCTCGTGATGATCGGCATGGCGGTGTTCGCATCGCTTGCTACCTACTGGCCCTACAAGCTCTCGCCGTCGCTCAAGAACTACGACTTCAGCAACATGGACGGCGGCGGCTGGGGCAGTTACTTCAACTCGCTGCGGCTTGCGATGTGTGCCGCGGTGGCGGGTGCGTTCGTTACCTTCATCTCGGCCTACCTGGTCGAGAAGCCGCGCCACTTCGGCCTGCCGCGCGAGCTGCTCAACCTGCTGGCCAACCTGCCGCTCGCGGTGCCGGGGCTGGTGCTCGGCGTGGGCTACATCTTCTTCTTCATCTCGCCCTCGAACCCGCTGCGCGCCATCTACGGCAGCATGACCATCCTCGTGGTGTGCACGGTGGCGCATTTCTTCTCGGTGGCGCACCTCACCTCGCTCACTGCGCTGCGCCAGCTCGACCGTGAGTACGAGCTGGTGTCCGAGTCGATGGGCGTTCCCTTCTGGCGCACGCTCTGGCGCGTGCACCTGCCGGTGGCGCTGCCCACCGTGCTCAATGTCGGCGGCTATTTCTTCGTCAACGCGATGACGACCGTGTCGGCCGTCGTGTTTCTCTACTCGCCGCAGACCACGCTGGCCGCCATTGCGGTGCTCAACATGGACGATGCCGGCGACGTGGCGCCCGCGGCCGCCATGGCCTCGCTGATCATGCTCACGGCCGCTGTCGGCCGCGGCGTGTTCGCGCTGGCAGGGCACTGGGCGCTTGCGCGAACCCAAACCTGGAGAAACCGGTAA
- a CDS encoding MFS transporter: MRTPETTTHQADSRYAMLRLGITLLVMTVGSSGMYVVSVMLPAVQAEFGVARADASLPYTLLMLGFGVGGVLMGRLADRFGVMWPLLIGALSLGVGYVACGMANSIVAFIAAQAVLVGLLGSAAAFAPLVADTSLWFVKRRGIAVAVCASGNYVAGAIWPPIAQHFIETVGWRQTYIGMGIFCGLAMAALALFFRARPPALAAAPTGATSGAAPVRNMMRPFGLSTGTAQGLLCVAGVACCVAMAMPQVHIVAYCGDLGYGAARGAQMLSLMLGFGVVSRLVSGAICDRIGGLRTLLLGGVLQCVALLLFLPFDGLVPLYVISALFGLFQGGLVPSYAIIVREHFPPAEAGARVGTVLMFTLFGMALGGWMSGKIFDLTGSYHAAFLNGIGWNLLNVSIAALLTFRVRKLWLRTAAA, encoded by the coding sequence ATGAGAACACCAGAGACAACCACCCATCAGGCCGATTCGCGCTATGCCATGCTGCGGCTCGGCATCACCCTGCTGGTCATGACGGTCGGCAGCAGCGGCATGTACGTGGTGTCGGTGATGCTGCCTGCCGTGCAGGCCGAGTTCGGCGTTGCGCGTGCCGATGCTTCGCTGCCATACACCCTGTTGATGCTCGGCTTCGGCGTGGGCGGCGTGCTGATGGGGCGATTGGCCGATCGCTTCGGTGTGATGTGGCCCTTGCTGATCGGCGCATTGAGCCTCGGTGTCGGCTATGTGGCGTGCGGCATGGCCAACAGCATCGTCGCTTTCATCGCGGCGCAGGCGGTGCTGGTCGGGCTGCTCGGCAGCGCCGCGGCGTTTGCGCCGCTGGTGGCCGACACATCGCTGTGGTTCGTCAAGCGGCGCGGCATTGCGGTGGCGGTGTGCGCAAGCGGGAACTACGTGGCCGGCGCCATCTGGCCGCCCATTGCACAGCATTTCATCGAGACGGTCGGCTGGCGCCAGACCTACATCGGCATGGGCATTTTCTGCGGCCTGGCGATGGCGGCGCTCGCGCTGTTCTTTCGTGCACGGCCGCCGGCATTGGCCGCCGCGCCGACCGGCGCAACATCCGGCGCGGCGCCGGTGCGCAACATGATGCGGCCCTTCGGCCTCAGCACGGGCACGGCCCAGGGCCTGCTGTGCGTGGCGGGCGTGGCCTGCTGCGTGGCCATGGCAATGCCGCAGGTCCACATCGTGGCCTATTGCGGCGACCTCGGCTACGGCGCCGCGCGGGGTGCGCAGATGCTGTCTCTGATGCTGGGCTTCGGCGTGGTGAGCCGGCTGGTGTCGGGTGCCATCTGCGATCGCATCGGCGGGCTGCGAACGCTGCTGCTGGGCGGCGTGCTGCAGTGCGTGGCGCTGCTGCTGTTCCTGCCGTTCGACGGGCTGGTGCCGCTGTATGTGATCTCGGCGCTGTTCGGCCTGTTCCAGGGCGGGCTCGTGCCGTCTTACGCAATCATCGTGCGCGAGCACTTTCCGCCCGCGGAAGCAGGCGCGCGCGTGGGCACGGTGCTGATGTTCACGCTCTTCGGCATGGCGCTGGGCGGCTGGATGTCGGGCAAGATATTCGACCTGACCGGCAGCTACCACGCAGCGTTCCTGAACGGCATTGGGTGGAACCTGCTGAACGTCAGCATCGCGGCGCTGCTGACGTTCAGGGTTCGCAAGCTGTGGCTTCGCACCGCGGCGGCGTAG
- a CDS encoding TIGR03364 family FAD-dependent oxidoreductase encodes MPGPRIDSSNKSKDGFDVIVVGAGIVGMAHAYTAALRGLNVCVVERDAACIGASIRNFGFITITGQAPGDTWRRAMHAREVWQHIAPQAGIDIVHRNLWLAAYRSEAHDVLEAFMRTPMGQGCELLDAADAQGKAPALSLADARSVLFSPHELRVESRTAIGLLAKWLAEVHGVVFRFGETVHEVETPRVRTSRGTLRGERVVVCTNTDLHGLFADRIAAHALTLCRLQMLRVKPEPGFRLPGSVMMDLSLVRYEGYSSLPEAAALRARLQEEEAASLAHGIHLIVVQSADGSLVVGDSHHYGDAPEPFAMEEVDQLILRHLRSTLNLETAQVTERWTGVYPSSKSAPCVIDAPDGATRVVLVTSGTGASTGFGIAHDVFETW; translated from the coding sequence ATGCCCGGACCTCGAATCGACAGCAGTAACAAGAGCAAAGACGGCTTCGACGTGATCGTCGTCGGTGCCGGCATCGTGGGCATGGCCCACGCCTATACGGCAGCCCTGCGCGGCCTCAATGTGTGCGTGGTCGAGCGCGATGCGGCCTGCATCGGCGCGTCGATCCGCAACTTCGGCTTCATCACCATCACCGGCCAGGCGCCGGGCGACACCTGGCGGCGCGCGATGCACGCCCGCGAGGTCTGGCAGCACATCGCGCCGCAGGCCGGCATCGACATCGTGCACCGCAACCTCTGGCTCGCGGCCTACCGCAGCGAAGCGCACGACGTGCTCGAGGCCTTCATGCGAACTCCCATGGGCCAAGGCTGCGAACTGCTCGATGCGGCCGATGCGCAGGGCAAGGCGCCGGCGCTGAGCCTGGCCGATGCACGCTCGGTGCTGTTCAGCCCGCACGAGCTGCGCGTGGAATCACGCACGGCCATCGGCCTGCTCGCCAAATGGCTGGCCGAAGTGCATGGCGTGGTGTTCCGCTTCGGTGAAACCGTGCACGAAGTTGAAACGCCGCGCGTGCGCACCTCGCGCGGCACGCTGCGCGGCGAGCGCGTGGTGGTGTGCACCAACACCGATCTGCACGGTCTGTTTGCCGATCGCATTGCCGCGCACGCGCTCACGTTGTGCCGGCTGCAGATGCTGCGCGTCAAGCCGGAGCCTGGCTTTCGGCTGCCGGGCTCGGTAATGATGGACCTGAGCCTGGTGCGCTACGAAGGCTACAGCAGCTTGCCCGAAGCCGCCGCCTTGCGCGCGCGGCTGCAGGAGGAAGAGGCCGCCTCGCTCGCGCACGGCATTCACCTGATCGTGGTGCAGAGTGCCGACGGTTCCTTGGTGGTCGGCGACTCGCACCACTACGGCGATGCGCCCGAGCCGTTTGCGATGGAAGAAGTCGACCAGCTCATCCTTCGCCACCTGCGCAGCACGCTCAATCTCGAAACCGCGCAGGTCACCGAGCGGTGGACCGGCGTCTATCCCTCTTCGAAGAGCGCGCCCTGCGTGATCGATGCGCCCGACGGCGCGACGCGCGTGGTGCTGGTCACCAGCGGCACCGGCGCGAGCACCGGCTTCGGTATTGCGCACGACGTATTCGAGACATGGTGA
- the queC gene encoding 7-cyano-7-deazaguanine synthase QueC — protein sequence MPLHTTALVLFSGGQDSTTCLADALSKYQRVETLGFDYGQRHRVELDVRGTILSKMRERFPDWAPRLGEDHVLTLAALAQLGGSSLTEEVAFEMQADGLPNTFVPGRNLLFLTLAGALAYRRGLQVIVTGVCETDFSGYPDCRDDTMKAMQLALSLGLERRLVIETPLMWIDKAETWQMAHRLGGAPLVDLIVEETHTCYLGDREHRQAWGYGCGECPACDLRKKGWERYAAAPPAGVTSTR from the coding sequence ATGCCCCTGCACACCACCGCCCTCGTCCTGTTCTCCGGTGGCCAGGACTCGACCACCTGCCTCGCGGACGCGCTCTCCAAATACCAGCGTGTTGAAACGCTCGGCTTCGACTACGGCCAGCGGCACCGCGTGGAGCTCGACGTGCGCGGCACCATCCTTTCGAAAATGCGCGAGCGCTTTCCAGACTGGGCGCCGCGCCTGGGCGAAGACCACGTGCTCACGCTCGCCGCACTGGCGCAGCTCGGCGGCTCGTCGCTCACCGAAGAGGTGGCGTTCGAAATGCAGGCCGACGGCCTGCCCAACACCTTCGTGCCCGGCCGCAACCTGCTGTTTCTTACCCTTGCCGGTGCGCTGGCCTACCGCCGCGGCCTGCAGGTGATCGTCACCGGCGTCTGCGAGACCGATTTTTCGGGCTACCCCGACTGCCGCGACGACACCATGAAGGCGATGCAGCTCGCGCTCTCGCTCGGGCTGGAGCGCCGCCTGGTCATCGAAACGCCGCTGATGTGGATCGACAAGGCCGAAACCTGGCAGATGGCGCACCGCCTGGGCGGCGCGCCGCTGGTCGACCTGATCGTGGAAGAAACCCACACCTGCTACCTTGGCGACCGCGAACATCGGCAGGCTTGGGGCTACGGCTGCGGCGAATGCCCCGCTTGCGATTTGCGCAAGAAGGGGTGGGAGCGCTACGCGGCGGCGCCGCCTGCCGGCGTCACCTCCACGCGATAG
- the phnX gene encoding phosphonoacetaldehyde hydrolase: MNAHNHSKLQAVVFDWAGTIIDFGSCAPMGAFVKLFEKFGVDITIAEARGPMGMAKWDHIKALGTLPRIASQWKAAQGHAFSDADVDHLYEVFTPMNAASVRDHAGFIPGALEAVNAARERGLKVGSTTGYNRPIMEVVVPIAAAGGYAPDNLVCAGDLAEGRPSPLMMYRCFADLGVWPPHTVVKVDDTGVGLQEGLNAGTWAVGLAVSGNATGLTLAEWQTLDAAQQQEHRERATAQLQAAGAHYVIDSVADLPNVLEDIERRLHGGERPAAA, from the coding sequence ATGAACGCCCACAACCACTCCAAGCTTCAGGCCGTCGTCTTCGACTGGGCTGGCACCATCATCGACTTCGGTTCCTGCGCGCCCATGGGCGCCTTCGTCAAGCTGTTCGAAAAGTTCGGCGTGGACATCACCATTGCCGAGGCACGCGGGCCCATGGGCATGGCGAAGTGGGACCACATCAAGGCGCTGGGCACGCTGCCACGCATTGCGTCGCAGTGGAAGGCTGCGCAGGGCCACGCCTTCAGCGATGCCGATGTCGACCACCTTTACGAAGTATTCACGCCGATGAACGCCGCCAGCGTGCGCGACCATGCGGGCTTCATTCCCGGCGCGCTGGAGGCCGTGAACGCCGCGCGCGAGCGTGGCCTCAAGGTCGGTTCGACCACAGGCTACAACCGACCGATCATGGAAGTGGTGGTACCCATTGCCGCGGCCGGCGGATATGCGCCCGACAACCTCGTGTGCGCCGGCGATCTTGCCGAAGGCCGTCCCTCGCCGCTCATGATGTACCGCTGCTTTGCCGACTTGGGCGTGTGGCCGCCGCACACGGTGGTCAAGGTCGACGACACCGGCGTGGGCCTGCAGGAAGGCCTCAACGCCGGTACCTGGGCCGTGGGCCTTGCGGTGAGCGGCAACGCGACCGGACTCACGCTCGCCGAATGGCAGACGCTCGATGCTGCACAGCAGCAGGAACATCGCGAGCGCGCCACCGCGCAGCTGCAGGCCGCGGGCGCGCACTACGTCATCGACAGCGTGGCCGACCTGCCCAATGTGCTCGAAGACATCGAGCGCCGGCTGCATGGCGGCGAGCGGCCGGCGGCCGCCTGA
- a CDS encoding putative 2-aminoethylphosphonate ABC transporter substrate-binding protein: MLRRSIRWAAVPAALLSLAFAASAQGRTELLVYTALEADQVQAYKAAFEKENPAIELKFVRDSTGIVTAKLLAEKANPQADVVWGLAATSLMLLDKEGMLQPYAPKGLDAIKPTMRDPANPPKWVGMDVWSSAICFNTAEATKKSLPKPTSWADLTNPVYKGQITMPNPAASGTGYLMVSGWIQMMGEEKAWKYMDALHQNIGIYSQSGSKPCRQAGAGEFALGMSFEYRANKTKRDGAPIDIVLPKEGLGWDMEATGILKTSKKQDAAKALADWAVTKQANELYAKNFAVLALPGIQEKLEFVPGDVEKLLAKNDFNWAAANRDRILTEWSKRYESKSEKKPM; encoded by the coding sequence ATGCTGCGTCGTTCTATCCGCTGGGCCGCCGTGCCGGCCGCTCTGCTCTCGCTGGCCTTTGCCGCTTCGGCCCAGGGCCGCACCGAACTGCTGGTGTACACCGCGCTCGAGGCCGACCAGGTGCAGGCCTACAAGGCCGCCTTCGAAAAGGAGAACCCGGCCATCGAACTGAAGTTCGTGCGCGACTCCACCGGCATCGTCACCGCCAAGCTGCTGGCCGAAAAGGCCAACCCGCAGGCCGACGTGGTGTGGGGCCTGGCCGCCACCTCGCTGATGCTGCTCGACAAGGAAGGCATGCTCCAGCCCTATGCGCCCAAGGGCCTCGACGCCATCAAGCCGACGATGCGCGACCCGGCCAATCCGCCCAAGTGGGTGGGCATGGACGTGTGGTCGTCGGCCATCTGCTTCAACACCGCCGAAGCCACGAAGAAGAGCCTGCCCAAGCCCACCAGCTGGGCCGACCTGACCAACCCGGTCTACAAGGGCCAGATCACCATGCCCAACCCCGCGGCTTCGGGCACCGGCTACCTGATGGTGTCGGGCTGGATCCAGATGATGGGCGAAGAAAAAGCGTGGAAGTACATGGACGCGCTGCACCAGAACATCGGCATCTACAGCCAGTCGGGTAGCAAGCCCTGCCGCCAGGCCGGCGCCGGCGAGTTCGCGCTCGGCATGTCGTTCGAATACCGCGCCAACAAGACCAAGCGCGACGGCGCACCCATCGACATCGTGCTGCCCAAGGAAGGCCTGGGCTGGGATATGGAAGCCACCGGCATCCTGAAGACCAGCAAGAAGCAGGACGCCGCCAAGGCGCTGGCCGACTGGGCTGTGACCAAGCAGGCCAATGAGCTGTACGCAAAGAACTTTGCGGTGCTCGCGCTCCCGGGCATCCAGGAAAAGCTGGAGTTCGTGCCGGGCGACGTGGAGAAGCTGCTCGCCAAGAACGACTTCAACTGGGCCGCCGCCAACCGCGACCGCATCCTGACGGAATGGTCGAAGCGCTACGAATCCAAGTCGGAAAAGAAGCCGATGTGA
- a CDS encoding phosphonate degradation HD-domain oxygenase has product MTLDLAEIARLFAERGGVAYAGEPVSQLEHALQCAWLAEQAGADDALVTASLLHDLGHLLIAEHQTLSRSPTELGIDDRHQYIAMPVLRGAFGLEVREPIRLHVDAKRYLCATRPDYFARLSPDSVRSLALQGGPMSAEAARRFADHPWSGDAIRLRLWDEEAKVAGLQTPPLKHFLQTAARVMLH; this is encoded by the coding sequence ATGACACTCGACCTCGCCGAGATCGCCCGCCTGTTCGCCGAACGGGGCGGGGTTGCCTATGCGGGCGAGCCGGTGTCGCAGCTCGAACATGCGCTGCAATGCGCGTGGCTGGCCGAGCAGGCCGGCGCGGACGACGCGCTGGTCACGGCCTCACTGCTGCATGACCTTGGCCACCTGCTGATCGCAGAGCACCAGACGCTCTCGCGTTCGCCCACCGAACTGGGCATCGACGACCGCCACCAATACATTGCCATGCCGGTGCTGCGCGGCGCCTTCGGGCTGGAGGTGCGCGAACCGATCCGCCTGCATGTGGACGCCAAACGCTATCTTTGCGCGACGCGCCCCGACTACTTCGCGCGGCTTTCGCCCGATTCCGTGCGCAGCCTGGCGCTGCAGGGCGGGCCGATGAGCGCCGAAGCCGCTCGGCGCTTTGCCGACCATCCCTGGTCGGGTGACGCAATCCGGCTGCGGCTCTGGGATGAAGAGGCCAAGGTGGCCGGACTGCAGACGCCGCCGCTCAAGCACTTTTTGCAGACTGCGGCGCGTGTCATGCTGCATTGA